In Halorubellus sp. JP-L1, one DNA window encodes the following:
- a CDS encoding alanine--glyoxylate aminotransferase family protein, whose protein sequence is MEKREYAEDYPEKTLYIPGPTEVREDVIEEMAQPMFGHRMDRMTDLYTTIVEDTKAFLGTNNDVVILTASGTEFWEASTLNLVDENILVPTCGSFSERHANVAERLGKDVDRLEYEWGDAIKPEDVRDVLESSEKQYDVVATVMNESSTGVRNPIEEIGDVVAEYPETYFVVDAVSALGGDHVDIDAHGIDVIFASSQKAFAMPPGLAVCAVSEEAYSREVGKDSASWYGGFQRTIDYYDRKGQTHSTPAIPVMLAYREQMKHMLEEGHEERSERHREMAEYTRDWAREHFDTFPEAGYESQTVSCIENTQGIDVAATIEGVSEEYDYVFSNGYGSQLGEETFRIGHMGEHDRDSIEKLTDAIEDVAGL, encoded by the coding sequence ATGGAGAAACGCGAATACGCCGAGGACTACCCCGAGAAGACGCTGTACATCCCCGGTCCGACCGAGGTGCGCGAGGACGTCATCGAGGAGATGGCACAGCCGATGTTCGGACACCGGATGGACCGGATGACGGACCTCTACACGACCATCGTCGAGGACACCAAGGCGTTCCTCGGCACGAACAACGACGTCGTTATCCTCACGGCTTCCGGCACCGAGTTCTGGGAGGCGTCCACGCTCAACCTCGTCGACGAGAACATCCTCGTGCCGACGTGCGGGAGTTTCAGCGAACGGCACGCGAACGTCGCCGAGCGCCTCGGGAAGGACGTCGACCGCCTCGAGTACGAGTGGGGCGACGCCATCAAGCCGGAGGACGTCCGCGACGTCCTCGAGTCGAGCGAGAAGCAGTACGACGTCGTCGCGACCGTGATGAACGAGAGTTCGACGGGCGTCCGCAATCCGATCGAGGAGATCGGTGACGTCGTCGCGGAGTACCCGGAGACGTACTTCGTCGTGGACGCGGTCAGCGCGCTCGGCGGCGACCACGTCGACATCGACGCGCACGGCATCGACGTTATCTTCGCGTCGTCCCAGAAGGCGTTCGCGATGCCGCCGGGGCTCGCGGTCTGCGCGGTCAGCGAGGAGGCGTACTCGCGCGAGGTCGGGAAGGACTCGGCGTCGTGGTACGGCGGCTTCCAGCGCACGATCGACTACTACGACCGGAAGGGCCAGACGCACTCGACGCCCGCGATCCCCGTCATGCTCGCGTACCGCGAGCAGATGAAGCACATGCTCGAGGAGGGCCACGAGGAGCGAAGCGAGCGTCACCGCGAGATGGCGGAGTACACGCGCGACTGGGCTCGCGAGCACTTCGATACGTTCCCCGAGGCGGGCTACGAGTCCCAGACGGTGTCCTGCATCGAGAACACGCAGGGGATCGACGTCGCCGCTACGATCGAGGGGGTCAGCGAGGAGTACGACTACGTCTTCTCGAACGGCTACGGCAGCCAGCTCGGCGAGGAGACGTTCCGGATCGGGCACATGGGCGAGCACGACCGGGACTCCATCGAGAAGCTCACGGACGCCATCGAGGACGTCGCCGGCCTCTGA
- a CDS encoding ribonuclease J gives MEIEIATIGGYEEVGRQMTAVRAGEDIVVFDMGLNLSKVLIHDDLRTEQMHSLDLIDMGAIPDDRVMSDLEGDVKAIVPTHGHLDHIGAISKLAHRYDAPVVASPFTIELVRDEIEDENKFDTQNDLVEMEAGETMTIGDSGQVELEFVNVTHSIIDAINPVLHTPEGAVVYGLDKRMDHTPVIGDPIDMERFREIGREGDGVLCYIEDCTNANKKGRTPSESVARERLKDVLYSVEDFDGGIVATTFSSHIARVKSLVEFAREIGREPILLGRSMEKYSGAASRLDGVDFPDVEMQGRRQGIERTFQRIMNEGKENFLPVVTGHQGEPRAMLTRMGRADTPYELSEGDKVIFSATVIPEPTNEGQRYQSENLLGMQGARIYDDVHVSGHLSREGHYEMLQALQPQNVIPAHQDMKGFSGYVDLASSQGYKLGRDLHVTSNGNIIQLVEE, from the coding sequence ATGGAAATCGAAATTGCGACAATCGGCGGCTACGAGGAAGTCGGTCGGCAGATGACTGCGGTCCGCGCGGGCGAAGACATCGTCGTCTTCGACATGGGCCTGAACCTGTCGAAGGTCCTCATCCACGACGACCTCCGTACCGAACAGATGCACAGCCTGGACCTCATCGACATGGGGGCGATCCCGGACGACCGCGTCATGAGCGACCTCGAGGGCGACGTCAAGGCGATCGTGCCGACGCACGGCCACCTCGACCACATCGGCGCCATCTCGAAGCTCGCGCACCGCTACGACGCCCCCGTCGTCGCGTCGCCGTTCACGATCGAGCTCGTTCGCGACGAGATAGAGGACGAGAACAAGTTCGACACCCAGAACGACCTCGTGGAGATGGAAGCGGGCGAGACGATGACGATCGGCGATTCGGGGCAGGTCGAGCTCGAGTTCGTGAACGTCACGCACTCGATCATCGACGCCATCAACCCCGTGCTACACACGCCCGAGGGCGCCGTCGTGTACGGGCTGGACAAGCGCATGGACCATACGCCCGTCATCGGCGACCCGATCGACATGGAACGGTTCCGCGAGATCGGTCGCGAGGGCGACGGTGTCCTCTGCTACATCGAGGACTGCACGAACGCGAACAAGAAGGGCCGCACGCCGAGCGAGAGCGTCGCCCGGGAACGACTGAAGGACGTCCTCTACAGCGTCGAGGACTTCGACGGCGGAATCGTCGCGACGACGTTCTCCTCGCACATCGCGCGCGTGAAGAGCCTCGTCGAGTTCGCTCGAGAGATCGGCCGCGAACCGATCCTGCTCGGTCGATCGATGGAGAAGTACTCGGGGGCCGCGTCGCGACTCGACGGCGTCGACTTCCCGGACGTCGAGATGCAGGGTCGCCGCCAGGGCATCGAGCGGACGTTCCAGCGCATCATGAACGAGGGCAAGGAGAACTTCCTGCCCGTCGTCACCGGCCACCAGGGCGAGCCCCGCGCGATGCTGACGCGGATGGGTCGCGCGGACACGCCGTACGAACTGAGCGAGGGCGACAAGGTCATCTTCAGTGCGACCGTGATCCCGGAGCCGACGAACGAGGGCCAGCGCTACCAGTCCGAGAACCTGCTCGGGATGCAGGGCGCTCGCATCTACGACGACGTCCACGTCTCCGGCCACCTCTCGCGGGAAGGCCACTACGAGATGCTGCAGGCACTCCAGCCCCAGAACGTCATCCCCGCCCACCAGGACATGAAGGGCTTCTCGGGGTACGTCGACCTCGCGAGCAGTCAGGGCTACAAGCTCGGCCGCGACCTCCACGTCACCTCGAACGGGAACATCATCCAGCTCGTCGAAGAGTAA
- a CDS encoding GNAT family N-acetyltransferase, with the protein MGSTTDFDSDRRRQIYEYVERNGAVDPETARRNLLVQAPSNSKPARSGAELDPSIPMPPGVFAEHVAGLEDEGYLAERDGKLRVAHPVEADATTVTVEDVEDDGIEDAEATVRAAVQEDIEGIVDVVETIAVADEYVVASRLASDVTREEVLLRQNDREDRVFFVATVDDEIVGWLHVEAVQVPMMDHTAQLTVGVLEAYRGHGIGSTLMEHGLDWARDRGLRKVYQNVPASNERAIAFLENAGWAVESTREDHYCIDDAFVDEAQLAIWLE; encoded by the coding sequence ATGGGTTCCACGACGGACTTCGACAGCGACCGGCGTCGACAGATCTACGAGTACGTCGAACGGAACGGCGCCGTCGACCCGGAGACGGCGCGACGGAACCTCCTCGTCCAGGCGCCGTCGAACTCGAAGCCGGCGCGCTCGGGCGCGGAACTCGACCCGTCAATCCCGATGCCGCCCGGCGTGTTCGCGGAGCACGTCGCCGGACTCGAGGACGAGGGCTACCTCGCGGAGCGCGACGGGAAGCTCAGGGTCGCGCACCCCGTCGAGGCCGACGCGACGACGGTCACGGTCGAGGACGTCGAGGACGACGGCATCGAGGACGCCGAGGCGACGGTGCGCGCCGCAGTACAGGAGGACATCGAGGGCATCGTCGACGTGGTCGAGACCATCGCCGTGGCGGACGAGTACGTCGTCGCGTCGCGGCTGGCGTCGGACGTGACCCGAGAGGAGGTATTGCTCAGGCAGAACGACCGCGAGGACCGCGTGTTCTTCGTCGCGACCGTCGACGACGAGATCGTCGGGTGGCTGCACGTCGAGGCCGTGCAGGTGCCGATGATGGACCACACCGCACAGCTGACCGTCGGCGTCCTCGAGGCGTACCGCGGGCACGGTATCGGGTCGACGCTCATGGAGCACGGGCTGGACTGGGCGCGCGACCGCGGGCTCCGGAAGGTGTACCAGAACGTGCCGGCGTCGAACGAACGCGCCATCGCGTTCCTCGAGAACGCGGGCTGGGCGGTCGAGTCGACGCGCGAGGACCACTACTGCATCGACGACGCGTTCGTCGACGAGGCCCAGCTCGCGATCTGGCTGGAGTAA
- a CDS encoding halocyanin domain-containing protein translates to MSDDPVRRRTVLRTLGASAAAGTIGLAGCSGPSDGNGEGNDGGAENGDGAGDATETDAGDTETDGDGDETGTDGNGGDGVAGSEYPDLDEWLTTESVGAAAPNYDGSVVDERDADALEIAVGAGENGLAFDPPAVVVSTGTTVTWEWTGEGGAHNVEAEPGEQIDASDYEFSSGDPVESDSETFEQTMDSAGVALYHCEPHLSVGMKGGVAVE, encoded by the coding sequence ATGTCGGACGATCCAGTACGACGTCGCACGGTTCTGCGAACGCTCGGGGCGAGCGCAGCAGCGGGTACCATCGGCCTCGCCGGCTGTTCCGGCCCCAGTGACGGGAACGGGGAAGGAAACGATGGCGGGGCCGAGAATGGCGACGGTGCCGGTGACGCCACCGAGACGGACGCCGGCGACACCGAGACCGACGGTGACGGGGACGAAACCGGGACCGACGGCAACGGTGGCGACGGAGTCGCCGGGTCGGAGTACCCGGACCTGGACGAGTGGCTGACGACCGAGAGCGTCGGCGCGGCCGCCCCGAACTACGACGGGTCGGTCGTCGACGAGCGCGACGCGGACGCGCTCGAGATCGCCGTCGGCGCGGGCGAGAACGGACTGGCGTTCGACCCGCCGGCGGTCGTCGTCTCCACGGGGACGACGGTCACGTGGGAGTGGACCGGCGAAGGGGGCGCGCACAACGTCGAGGCCGAACCCGGCGAGCAGATCGACGCGTCCGACTACGAGTTCTCCTCCGGGGACCCCGTCGAGAGCGACAGCGAGACGTTCGAGCAGACGATGGATTCCGCCGGCGTCGCGCTCTATCACTGCGAGCCACACCTCTCCGTCGGCATGAAGGGCGGCGTCGCGGTCGAGTGA
- a CDS encoding NAD(P)H-dependent oxidoreductase: MLSEDAPTVVALCGSRRDASKTRVALHATLDAARERGAETRLVDLDAYDLPPFDADDGDAGDAPTLRDIVDDADAIVLGTPNYHGSYSGVLKNALDYLGRDEFAGKTIGLLEVAGGTFPGSALAHLRTVARTLNAWTLPVEVAVPSSHSTVRADGIADDDVAARVEQLGRDVVDYARVDEHPEIRRAPATGD, from the coding sequence ATGCTCAGTGAGGACGCACCGACGGTGGTGGCGCTCTGTGGCAGTCGACGCGACGCGAGCAAGACCAGGGTCGCGCTCCACGCGACGCTCGACGCGGCCCGCGAACGCGGCGCGGAGACGCGCCTCGTCGACCTGGACGCGTACGACCTCCCGCCGTTCGACGCCGACGACGGCGACGCCGGCGACGCACCGACGCTCCGCGACATCGTCGACGACGCGGACGCGATCGTCCTCGGCACCCCGAACTACCACGGGTCGTACTCGGGCGTGCTCAAGAACGCACTGGACTACCTCGGACGCGACGAGTTCGCCGGGAAGACCATCGGCCTCCTCGAGGTCGCGGGCGGGACCTTCCCGGGGAGCGCGCTCGCGCACCTCCGCACGGTCGCCCGCACGCTGAACGCGTGGACGCTCCCCGTCGAGGTCGCCGTCCCGTCCTCGCACTCGACGGTTCGCGCGGACGGCATCGCCGACGACGATGTCGCCGCCCGCGTCGAGCAACTCGGCCGCGACGTCGTCGATTACGCGCGCGTCGACGAGCACCCGGAAATCCGGCGCGCGCCAGCGACCGGCGACTGA
- a CDS encoding phosphotransferase family protein has protein sequence MTDAEGPGGAVDDATVREMVAALRPAWTVRGVERSEHGTDFVATLDVETPTGDRRVVLKATTADLVDPEVARSEPRLFEFVASETQIPVPDVYGFCDAHDDLPAPFYLAEHVPGETYEGDASALSAAAQRRVIEAAAEHLAALHECGPLPAVGTVGVHDGDLAVLDTDDHPRYEDDREQLHDDCMETIDALEDGGYFPELAEDPRRFADLADDLRAHVEETVRALSEPDPPTYCHWDYRYGNLLVDPDTGATNAVLDWANLSAREPANNLANAEFHLLDADDPDESTLEARRDLFRRTYRDARSDDWAFTDAVRDRIAAYEFGARLGAMACLPLWYRDATPAERDAVEAEHREFVHERI, from the coding sequence ATGACCGACGCGGAGGGACCTGGTGGAGCGGTCGACGACGCGACGGTGCGCGAGATGGTCGCCGCGCTCCGGCCGGCGTGGACCGTGCGCGGCGTCGAGCGTAGCGAGCACGGCACGGACTTCGTCGCGACGCTCGACGTGGAGACGCCGACCGGCGACCGTCGCGTCGTCCTGAAGGCGACGACCGCCGACCTCGTCGACCCCGAGGTCGCTCGCTCGGAACCGCGCCTGTTCGAGTTCGTCGCCAGCGAGACCCAGATCCCGGTCCCGGACGTGTACGGGTTCTGTGACGCCCACGACGACCTCCCCGCGCCGTTCTACCTCGCCGAGCACGTCCCAGGCGAGACGTACGAGGGCGACGCGAGCGCGCTCTCGGCGGCCGCCCAGCGACGCGTGATCGAGGCCGCGGCCGAGCACCTCGCGGCACTCCACGAGTGCGGGCCGCTTCCCGCGGTCGGCACCGTCGGCGTCCACGACGGCGACCTCGCGGTGCTCGACACCGACGACCACCCCCGGTACGAGGACGACCGCGAGCAGCTCCACGACGACTGCATGGAGACCATCGACGCGCTCGAGGACGGCGGCTACTTCCCCGAACTCGCCGAGGACCCCCGGCGGTTCGCCGACCTCGCCGACGACCTCCGCGCGCACGTCGAAGAGACCGTGCGAGCGCTCTCCGAACCGGATCCACCGACGTACTGCCACTGGGACTACCGGTACGGGAACCTCCTCGTGGACCCCGACACCGGCGCGACGAACGCCGTCCTCGACTGGGCGAACCTCAGCGCGCGCGAACCCGCGAACAACCTCGCGAACGCCGAGTTCCACCTCCTCGACGCGGACGACCCCGACGAGTCGACCCTCGAAGCGCGCCGCGACCTGTTCCGGCGTACGTACCGCGACGCCCGCAGCGACGACTGGGCGTTCACCGACGCCGTCCGCGACCGCATAGCCGCCTACGAGTTCGGCGCGCGCCTCGGCGCGATGGCCTGTCTCCCGCTCTGGTACCGGGACGCCACGCCCGCCGAACGCGACGCCGTCGAAGCCGAACACCGCGAGTTCGTCCACGAACGCATCTAA
- a CDS encoding cold-shock protein, with amino-acid sequence MAEGEVDFFNDTGGYGFISTDEADDDVFFHMEDVGGPDLEEGQQVEFSIEQADKGPRATNLTRL; translated from the coding sequence ATGGCAGAAGGCGAAGTTGATTTCTTCAACGACACTGGCGGCTACGGTTTCATCTCGACGGACGAAGCGGACGACGACGTGTTCTTCCACATGGAAGACGTCGGCGGCCCGGACCTCGAAGAGGGACAGCAGGTCGAGTTCAGCATCGAGCAGGCGGACAAGGGTCCGCGTGCGACGAACCTGACGCGACTTTAA
- a CDS encoding winged helix-turn-helix domain-containing protein, translated as MNETTSTTAAIRRRSPEETFALLGDDTRIAILRAMGEAPEDALSFSALRERVGTEDSGQFNYHLRKLVGSFVRKAADGYELTYAGRQIVGAMHAGTYTANATVDSLPVDGACPFCGAAIEASYADETVSTSCTSCGEWFNEFSFPPGSLDQFDGAALPLAFDRWMLHVVDGVLAGFCHTCAGRMTGRVVVGDAEDGAFAGQPAHLEFACGRCGDRVRTGGATPVTMHPAVEGFLYEHGLDVHRQPSWAVWQDVPVPSVDVVSHDPPRLRVVVAHEGERVVATVESDATVSDLRREPVGD; from the coding sequence ATGAACGAGACGACGAGTACGACCGCCGCGATCCGGCGTCGGTCGCCCGAGGAGACGTTCGCCCTGTTGGGCGACGACACGCGAATCGCCATCCTCCGAGCGATGGGCGAGGCGCCCGAGGACGCGCTGTCGTTCTCCGCGCTCCGCGAGCGCGTCGGCACCGAGGACTCCGGGCAGTTCAACTACCACCTCCGGAAGCTCGTCGGGTCCTTCGTCCGGAAGGCCGCGGACGGCTACGAGTTGACGTACGCCGGGCGACAGATCGTCGGCGCGATGCACGCCGGGACGTACACGGCGAACGCGACCGTCGACTCGCTGCCCGTCGACGGCGCGTGCCCGTTCTGCGGGGCCGCGATCGAGGCGTCGTACGCCGACGAGACGGTGTCGACGTCCTGTACGAGTTGCGGGGAGTGGTTCAACGAGTTCTCGTTCCCGCCGGGGAGTCTGGACCAGTTCGACGGCGCGGCGTTACCGCTCGCGTTCGACCGGTGGATGCTGCACGTCGTCGACGGCGTCCTCGCCGGGTTCTGTCACACGTGCGCGGGACGGATGACCGGGCGCGTCGTCGTGGGCGACGCCGAGGACGGGGCGTTCGCCGGGCAGCCCGCGCACCTGGAGTTCGCGTGCGGGCGCTGTGGCGACCGCGTCCGGACCGGCGGAGCGACGCCGGTCACGATGCATCCCGCCGTCGAGGGGTTCCTGTACGAGCACGGACTGGACGTGCACCGCCAGCCGTCGTGGGCGGTCTGGCAGGACGTCCCGGTGCCGTCGGTCGACGTCGTCTCGCACGACCCGCCCCGGCTCCGGGTCGTCGTCGCGCACGAGGGCGAGCGCGTCGTCGCGACCGTCGAGTCGGACGCGACCGTGAGCGACCTGCGTCGGGAACCTGTCGGAGACTGA
- a CDS encoding lipopolysaccharide biosynthesis protein, giving the protein MTADATDDEPAAPSSPDPRDDGDDERAAIVSDGDDERAATVSDGDVEAPTDALVESRLEDALERVAHGATVSVPGILAERGLSVAFTAVLTNGLGASAYGVFALARRSQSYLLHLAFGFKSGLSRFLPNAADDAERDALIAFASVLLLAVSVLFGAVLYVAAPTVAGLVDVGRPGQFETLLRVFAVGMPAMTWLFAVGEVMRGLEAVGPLTLTMRVGFPLAQLAVGGVGVLVFDDAVLVAVGVVAAYGVVGVGAMAWLARDRGIRPRLRGPDVRALWHRYVAYTLPLFVGGFATVTQRLGFYPLIAWFLTGLAGGVFAVGVLVGSLVRLPLMAINQFIPPVAAELNESGHARALSRLYHVTSRMVLVGVTGLSVPVVVYRRDVMAVFGDAFVPYADLLAGFVVAQYVACAAGSVGILLAMTDNQRALLVVNTAITAALVVVAIPLTAEFGLPGLVGTYVLMLTLNNALEVVVLYHLEGLQPLTRRHGYTLVAATPLAAAAVGARELLPGAAGIAVGVLVGVAAYAATLRWFGFTPVERRLVGTLADRYRGALDGIVVR; this is encoded by the coding sequence GTGACCGCGGACGCGACCGACGACGAGCCCGCAGCGCCCTCCAGCCCCGACCCCCGCGACGACGGCGACGACGAACGCGCCGCCATCGTGAGCGACGGCGACGACGAACGCGCCGCTACCGTGAGCGACGGCGACGTCGAGGCGCCGACGGACGCGCTCGTCGAGTCGCGCCTCGAGGACGCGCTCGAACGCGTCGCTCACGGTGCGACCGTCTCCGTCCCCGGCATCCTCGCCGAGCGCGGGCTCTCGGTCGCGTTCACGGCCGTCCTCACGAACGGCCTCGGCGCGAGCGCGTACGGCGTGTTCGCGCTCGCACGCCGCAGTCAGTCGTACCTCCTCCACCTCGCGTTCGGGTTCAAGAGCGGCCTCAGTCGGTTCCTCCCGAACGCGGCCGACGACGCCGAACGCGACGCGCTGATCGCGTTCGCGAGCGTCCTCCTGCTCGCCGTCTCCGTCCTCTTCGGTGCCGTCCTCTACGTCGCCGCGCCGACCGTCGCCGGCCTCGTCGACGTCGGCCGCCCCGGCCAGTTCGAGACGCTGTTGCGGGTGTTCGCCGTCGGGATGCCCGCGATGACGTGGCTGTTCGCCGTCGGCGAGGTGATGCGCGGACTCGAGGCCGTCGGGCCGCTCACGCTCACGATGCGCGTCGGCTTCCCGCTCGCGCAACTCGCGGTCGGTGGCGTCGGCGTCCTCGTGTTCGACGACGCCGTCCTCGTCGCGGTCGGCGTCGTCGCCGCGTACGGCGTCGTCGGCGTCGGCGCGATGGCGTGGCTCGCACGCGACCGCGGCATCCGCCCGCGACTCAGGGGGCCGGACGTCCGCGCGCTCTGGCACCGGTACGTCGCGTACACGCTCCCGCTGTTCGTCGGCGGGTTCGCGACCGTCACCCAGCGCCTCGGGTTCTACCCGCTCATCGCGTGGTTCCTCACCGGTCTCGCCGGCGGCGTGTTCGCGGTCGGGGTCCTCGTCGGCTCGCTCGTCCGCCTGCCGCTCATGGCGATCAATCAGTTCATCCCGCCCGTCGCGGCGGAACTCAACGAGTCCGGGCACGCCCGCGCACTCAGCCGACTCTACCACGTCACGAGCCGGATGGTGCTCGTCGGCGTCACCGGCCTCTCGGTCCCCGTCGTCGTCTACCGACGCGACGTCATGGCGGTGTTCGGCGACGCGTTCGTCCCCTACGCCGACCTCCTCGCCGGATTCGTCGTCGCGCAGTACGTCGCGTGCGCCGCCGGGAGCGTCGGCATTCTCCTCGCGATGACGGACAACCAGCGCGCGCTCCTCGTCGTCAACACCGCCATCACCGCCGCGCTCGTCGTCGTCGCCATCCCGCTCACCGCCGAGTTCGGTCTCCCCGGCCTCGTCGGGACGTACGTCCTGATGCTCACGCTCAACAACGCCCTCGAGGTCGTCGTCCTCTACCACCTCGAAGGGCTCCAGCCGCTCACGCGCCGGCACGGCTACACGCTCGTCGCCGCCACCCCGCTCGCAGCCGCCGCCGTCGGCGCGCGCGAACTCCTCCCTGGAGCCGCGGGCATCGCCGTCGGCGTCCTCGTCGGCGTCGCCGCGTACGCCGCCACACTCCGCTGGTTCGGGTTCACGCCCGTCGAACGCCGCCTCGTCGGCACGCTCGCCGACCGCTACCGCGGCGCGCTCGACGGCATCGTCGTGAGATGA